The genomic window TAGAGTATGATGCCTAACGGCAAGCCACTGCGCGTCTACGCTGCTAAAATTTAAACTACAACCGTTGTATCGGATTAATTATTGCTTGCAGCTGGGCAAAGATTTCCCCAACTGAAGGGTTATGGTGTAATTTTGCTAGAAAGGTGCGACGCTGATAGCGAACGCAAGAGCGTCTCCAAGAGTTGCGTAAAGCCTGCGGCATGGCTTCGCTTAGACCGAGTCTTCTCCCTTGGCGTTAGCGAGTCATCGAGCGTAACGAGCGTCATAGCCCGTCGTAGACATCGCGTAGGGAAGGGAGGCAATTGTTAGCGATATGTTTCTCTTAAAATGATTGCATAATTTCCCCTTATCGTCATTGTATTGGGATGACTTACACCTAAAGTATGTTCAGAAATTGTCAAAGCTTCCTCAAACAAAGGTTTGGCTTCTCTGTAGCGTCCTGTAAATTTGTAGAGTAATGCGAGATTGTTCAGGCTATTGGCGACATGGTGATGATTGTTTCCCAGTAAGCGTTTTCTCAATTCTAAAGCTTGCTGATATAGGGGTTCGGCTTCACTGTAACGTTCTGTAGAACCGTAGAGTAATGCGAGATTGTTCAGGCTAGTGGCGACATCGGGATGTGCTTCTCCCAATAAGCGTTTTCTCAATTCTAAAGCCTGCTGATACAGAGGTTCGGCTTCGCTGTAGCGTTCTGTAAAACGGTAGAGTTCTGCGAGATTGTTCAGGCTTTGGGCGACATCGGGATGTGCTTCTCCCAGTAAGCGTTTTCTCAACTCTAAAGCTTGCTGATATAAGGGTTCGGCTTCACTGTAACGTTCTGTAAAACGGTAGAGTTCTGCGAGATTGTTCAGACTTTGGGCGACATCGGGATGTGCTTCTCCTAGTAAACGTTTTCTTAGTGACAAAGCTTGCTGATATAGGGGTTGGGCTTTGCTGTACTGTCCTGTAGATTCGTAGAGGATTCCGAGATTATTCAGGCTTTGGGCGACATCGGGATGTGCTTCTCCCAGTAAGCGTTTCTGGAGTGACAAAGCTTGCTGATACAGGGGTTCGGCTTCGCTGTAGCGTCCTATGGAATAATAGAGGGCTGCGAGATTGTTCAGGCTAGTGACGATATCGGGATGGTTGTCTCCCAGTAAACGTTTCTGGAGTGACAAAGCTTGCTCAAACAAGGGTTTGGCTTCGCTGTAGCGTCTTGTAGATTTGTAGAGTCCTGCGAGATTGTTCAGGCTAGTGACGACATCGGGATGGTTGTCTCCCAGTAGACGTTTCTGGAGTGACAAAGCTTGCTGATATAGGGGTTCGGCTTCGCTGTACCATCCTGTAAAACGGTAGAGTTCTGCGAGATTGTTCAGGCTAGTGACGACATCAGGATGTTCTAAACCAAGACGATTTTCAGCTACCTCTACACATAGTTTGTACCAGAGTTCTGCTTGCTGATAAAGTCCTTGAGCTTGATAAAACCAGCCTAAACCTGTGAAAGGCCGAATTAAATCCTCGTCACTGAAATACTGGGATAGATGGGTTGCAATTTCTGCAATGTGGGGGATAGCAGAAGTGAGGTTGAGAATCTCTTCACGGTTAGGCCGTTGAGGAATTTGCTTTGCTACCTCTACCATCAGCGCGACAAAAGCAGTTTTTACCTCGTCTGCTTCACTAGACTCATCCAACTTCATTTGGAAAAATTGCCGAATCAGTGGATGTAGATGATAAATTCCTTTAGCCTGGTATTGGATTAAATGCAGTTTCCGCAACTGGGCTATAGCTTTCTCCCAGAATTCTTGTTCTTCGTCATCTTCTATCGTCTCAACAGATAAGGGAATGTCAGCCAAAGCATACAAACTCAGCCAACAGCCTAAGCTTTGTGCATTCTTATCCAATTGTTTCCAACTCAATGCAAAAGCTTCAGCCACGCCGTATTCATAACGCATCAATGGGTTAGCCTTGGCTACTGCTTCGTGTTCCAGTCGGTTTTTTTCTAGCCGCTTGTGCAGTGTTTTTAGAGACAAATCTGGCATTGTATCCAGATATCGCCCCACTAACCCTAACGTCAAAGGCAAATATCCCAAGAATTTACAAATTCTTCTTGCAACCCAAGGCTCACTTTTAAGTCGCTCTCTGCCAATTAGCGACTTTAATAATTTCATCGCCGCTAATGGTTTGAGGACATCCAGACGTAATTGCAGCAAAGTTCTGTCAAACCCCAGGCGCATTGTCAGCAATACTTTAAACCGAGGTGATTCTAGGGGTAGATAACGCTGAACTTGTTTTTTGTAGTCCGTGACATCATCAAACACCAGTAGCACTTCACCATGTTGCCAATTCTGCCAGCAGTATTTCAGCCTATCTGCTAATTCCCAGTTGTCCGGTGCAATGAGGTTAAATTTTAATTGGGCAAATCTGAGAATCTGAATTCCGACATCAATTCCCTGTGCTGATAACCAGCAAACCCCACCTTGATAATTCTGTAAATGTTGTTTGGCGTATTGGGTAGCCAGTTCAGTTTTCCCCACACCACTCATACTCATCCCAGCTACAATCGCAACTTGCCCAGATGTTTGTAATGAGGAGTGCAAGTTTTGTAGTTCCGCTTCACGTCCCACAAATTTTTCAAATGGGACAGCAGGGGGAATATTTTGATGAATTTCCTTAATTGTCGTGTGGGCAGCGTTCGACTGACTTGTACTGAGCATCTCGACAACTCTTGGAGACGCTACGCCTAGCTTGCTTCCCCGTAGGGGTACGCTCGATGGAGCCGTTGCCGTTGGCGCAGCCTCTGCAAGAGTTGTAGCGCTCACGCCGAAGTCTTGTCCGCCATTATATTTTGCTCTCAAGCAAGCCCGTAACTTTTCTAGTTTGCCTCGACTCTTAGAAGTCGCTAACTCAGGACAACTCTGGGCAAACTTGTCATACACCTTAGTCATCAGCTTTTTGAAAACACCAACACCGATATTCAATTCGGTGGCAAGTTTTACCTGGCTCTTACCTAAGTTTTCATTCTTCAAACGCTCTACAAAAGCTGCCGTTTGCTCTGGGGATAAGTTATGAGTAGCAGCTTCATTGGCTAGAAAATCAACCCATTGCATAGACAGCTTCTGAGATTTCTTCTCGATTCTACTTAATTTCTACCCATTTCGAGGGAATCTCCTCTTCTTCTGGCAGAAATACCATTTCCATAAAAAGATTTAGAAGAGGTTGCAGCCGTGAAAACTGCCTCCGTGGGTTTTACCTGTGTAGATGCGGTTTATAACCGCCTATTAAACTCATGATATCAGAGAACAAGAATACTGCGACGCAGATAGCGAACGCAAGAGCGTCTCCAAGAGTTGCGTAAAGCCTGCGGCATGGCTTCGCTTAGAGCGAGTCTTCTCCCTACAGCCCTTT from Nostoc sp. UHCC 0926 includes these protein-coding regions:
- a CDS encoding tetratricopeptide repeat protein, translated to MQWVDFLANEAATHNLSPEQTAAFVERLKNENLGKSQVKLATELNIGVGVFKKLMTKVYDKFAQSCPELATSKSRGKLEKLRACLRAKYNGGQDFGVSATTLAEAAPTATAPSSVPLRGSKLGVASPRVVEMLSTSQSNAAHTTIKEIHQNIPPAVPFEKFVGREAELQNLHSSLQTSGQVAIVAGMSMSGVGKTELATQYAKQHLQNYQGGVCWLSAQGIDVGIQILRFAQLKFNLIAPDNWELADRLKYCWQNWQHGEVLLVFDDVTDYKKQVQRYLPLESPRFKVLLTMRLGFDRTLLQLRLDVLKPLAAMKLLKSLIGRERLKSEPWVARRICKFLGYLPLTLGLVGRYLDTMPDLSLKTLHKRLEKNRLEHEAVAKANPLMRYEYGVAEAFALSWKQLDKNAQSLGCWLSLYALADIPLSVETIEDDEEQEFWEKAIAQLRKLHLIQYQAKGIYHLHPLIRQFFQMKLDESSEADEVKTAFVALMVEVAKQIPQRPNREEILNLTSAIPHIAEIATHLSQYFSDEDLIRPFTGLGWFYQAQGLYQQAELWYKLCVEVAENRLGLEHPDVVTSLNNLAELYRFTGWYSEAEPLYQQALSLQKRLLGDNHPDVVTSLNNLAGLYKSTRRYSEAKPLFEQALSLQKRLLGDNHPDIVTSLNNLAALYYSIGRYSEAEPLYQQALSLQKRLLGEAHPDVAQSLNNLGILYESTGQYSKAQPLYQQALSLRKRLLGEAHPDVAQSLNNLAELYRFTERYSEAEPLYQQALELRKRLLGEAHPDVAQSLNNLAELYRFTERYSEAEPLYQQALELRKRLLGEAHPDVATSLNNLALLYGSTERYSEAEPLYQQALELRKRLLGNNHHHVANSLNNLALLYKFTGRYREAKPLFEEALTISEHTLGVSHPNTMTIRGNYAIILRETYR